One part of the Treponema sp. OMZ 787 genome encodes these proteins:
- a CDS encoding YebC/PmpR family DNA-binding transcriptional regulator — translation MSGHSKWATIKHAKGAADAKRGQLFTKFIKEISIAAKMGGGDPATNPRLRTAVLKARAANMPKDNIERAIKKGTGELGAVNYEELLYEGYGPGGVAVLVEVLTDNKNRTAASVRNIFTKSGGNLGATGSVAYMFNRKGVIEYDAEVVSEEAIMDAALEAGAEDIAAEDGVITVTTDPNDFASVLEALQEKGFESVSAAVSMVPDTYVALDADTTQKALKMIDKLEEDDDVQTVSTNIEIPEGFEMPE, via the coding sequence ATGTCAGGACATAGTAAATGGGCGACAATTAAACATGCCAAAGGTGCAGCTGATGCCAAAAGAGGTCAGTTGTTTACCAAATTTATCAAAGAAATTTCAATTGCTGCAAAGATGGGAGGCGGAGACCCCGCTACAAACCCAAGACTTAGAACAGCCGTTTTAAAAGCTCGTGCTGCAAACATGCCTAAGGACAACATAGAAAGAGCTATTAAAAAAGGTACAGGCGAACTTGGTGCCGTAAACTATGAAGAGCTTTTATACGAAGGTTACGGCCCGGGCGGAGTTGCCGTTTTGGTTGAGGTTTTAACTGATAACAAAAACAGAACAGCTGCCAGTGTTCGAAATATTTTTACAAAGAGCGGCGGAAACTTGGGTGCAACAGGTTCTGTAGCTTATATGTTTAACCGAAAGGGGGTTATCGAGTATGATGCCGAAGTTGTAAGTGAAGAAGCAATCATGGATGCCGCTCTTGAAGCAGGTGCCGAAGATATTGCTGCTGAAGACGGAGTTATAACCGTAACAACAGATCCCAACGACTTTGCCTCTGTTCTTGAAGCCTTGCAGGAAAAGGGTTTTGAATCCGTATCTGCTGCCGTTTCGATGGTTCCCGATACCTATGTAGCCTTGGATGCCGATACAACTCAAAAGGCCTTAAAGATGATCGATAAGCTTGAAGAAGATGATGATGTTCAGACCGTATCCACAAATATCGAAATCCCTGAAGGATTTGAGATGCCGGAATAA
- a CDS encoding aminopeptidase P family protein, whose amino-acid sequence MNVRDRVTALRQKMNEHSLSAYLIPSSDPHQSEYLPENYKTREFISGFTGSAGTVLVTKDKAILWTDGRYFLQAEKQLEGSGVELYKMLEPGVPTINEFLKTNLKKGEKLGMDGKVVAVSTFDSMEKDLEGIELITNIDLIGAIWENRPKAVLSEAFILEEKYTGKSAKEKIEEVRSMLAERKADSTVIGALEDVCYLFNVRGRDVRCNPVVTAYAIVDKARAIIFIDSKQLTDKVRSYFSSQGVTVMGYDDVFAETAKLAGKVYIDPARTNVYLYTQINANIERGLNLTSTLKAIKNNVELKNFDDAMEKDGAAMVKILKWVEENAGKGITEWDVSEKLLKFRAEGKDFFEESFETISGYGPNGAIIHYAPSSSNSSKLEAKSFLLLDSGGQYLNGTTDITRTIKLGELTEQEKTDYTLVLKAHISLARAKFKVGTTGHAIDTIAREHLWARGRDYKHGTGHGVGFVLSVHEGPQSISSKFLDVPMKPGMVTSNEPGLYVAGSHGIRIESLVVTTEFTKTDDGEFYQFKTITLCPIDTSPIVPGILSDEDIKWLNDYHKEVHDRLSPYLDEEHKAFLIEKTKAI is encoded by the coding sequence ATGAATGTACGAGATAGAGTTACTGCTCTAAGACAAAAAATGAATGAGCATTCTTTAAGTGCTTATTTAATTCCTTCTTCAGATCCGCATCAAAGTGAGTATTTACCCGAGAACTATAAAACACGAGAGTTTATTTCAGGTTTTACCGGATCTGCAGGAACCGTCCTTGTGACCAAGGATAAGGCTATTTTATGGACTGACGGCCGATATTTTTTGCAGGCCGAAAAACAGCTTGAGGGTTCAGGTGTAGAATTATATAAGATGCTGGAGCCGGGAGTGCCTACCATAAACGAGTTTTTAAAGACTAATTTAAAAAAAGGTGAAAAACTTGGTATGGATGGAAAGGTTGTTGCCGTTTCCACATTTGATTCCATGGAAAAAGATCTTGAAGGTATTGAGCTGATTACAAACATAGACTTAATAGGCGCGATCTGGGAAAATCGTCCCAAAGCCGTTTTAAGCGAGGCTTTTATCTTAGAGGAAAAATACACGGGAAAATCTGCAAAAGAAAAAATTGAAGAAGTCCGCTCCATGCTGGCCGAAAGAAAAGCAGACTCTACTGTTATTGGAGCCCTTGAAGATGTTTGTTATCTTTTTAATGTCCGCGGAAGGGATGTAAGATGTAATCCTGTCGTTACTGCCTATGCTATAGTCGATAAGGCTCGGGCTATTATTTTTATTGACTCAAAACAATTAACCGATAAGGTTAGGTCATATTTTTCTTCCCAAGGCGTCACAGTTATGGGCTATGATGATGTTTTCGCTGAGACTGCAAAACTTGCGGGAAAAGTTTACATAGATCCTGCAAGAACAAATGTTTATTTGTATACTCAAATCAATGCAAATATTGAAAGGGGTTTAAATCTGACCTCAACTCTTAAAGCAATAAAAAATAATGTCGAACTTAAAAATTTCGATGATGCTATGGAAAAAGACGGGGCTGCAATGGTTAAGATCCTAAAATGGGTAGAAGAAAATGCCGGAAAGGGTATTACCGAATGGGATGTAAGCGAAAAACTATTGAAATTTAGAGCCGAAGGCAAAGATTTTTTTGAAGAGAGTTTTGAAACTATTTCCGGATACGGCCCGAATGGTGCCATCATTCACTATGCTCCTTCTTCTTCAAATTCTTCAAAACTTGAAGCTAAAAGTTTCTTGCTTTTGGATAGCGGAGGACAATATTTAAACGGTACAACGGATATTACGCGTACTATAAAACTTGGAGAGCTGACAGAGCAGGAAAAAACCGACTATACCTTGGTTCTAAAAGCTCATATTTCCCTTGCAAGGGCTAAATTTAAGGTAGGAACCACAGGCCATGCCATCGACACAATCGCAAGAGAACATCTTTGGGCTAGAGGCAGGGACTACAAACATGGGACAGGCCACGGAGTAGGCTTTGTACTTTCCGTTCATGAGGGGCCTCAATCAATTTCAAGCAAGTTTTTAGATGTTCCAATGAAACCCGGTATGGTTACCTCCAATGAGCCGGGGCTCTATGTTGCAGGAAGTCATGGAATTCGAATTGAAAGTTTGGTCGTTACTACAGAATTTACAAAAACCGACGATGGAGAGTTCTATCAGTTTAAGACAATTACACTGTGTCCGATTGATACAAGTCCCATCGTTCCCGGAATTCTATCCGATGAGGATATAAAGTGGCTCAACGATTATCATAAAGAGGTTCACGATAGGCTTAGTCCTTATTTAGATGAGGAGCATAAGGCTTTCTTGATCGAAAAAACAAAGGCTATTTAA
- a CDS encoding bifunctional oligoribonuclease/PAP phosphatase NrnA: MHNISSSKISKPLIPQKLTEFLNTYENFIIAGHKEPDGDCIGSCLAMSFFLKRKNKNCILMSAGPFKRVEIKEYENLFTDKLEISDKINPKTTGLIILDCSGFDRVGEIAELIKGFNYIIIDHHATNTEKSDASLIMTDAPSTTYLIQSIIEEMEGRLTKEEAEALFFGLCTDTGFFRHLDERSAEVFAHASRLIEAGANPKQTFMKMNGGKKFESRLLISRILNRMKRYYDGRLVISYETYDDLQEFGLEGRDSDIVYQLIQTIEGVEAICIVRQESQTHCSVGFRSLDKIDVSKIASSFGGGGHKQASGLYIEGKIDDLITRFVEAFGAQM; this comes from the coding sequence ATGCATAATATCAGCAGCTCAAAAATCAGCAAACCTTTAATTCCACAAAAATTGACGGAATTTTTAAATACTTACGAAAATTTTATAATTGCAGGTCATAAAGAGCCCGATGGGGATTGTATAGGAAGCTGCCTTGCAATGTCTTTCTTTTTAAAAAGAAAAAATAAAAACTGTATTTTAATGTCGGCCGGACCTTTTAAGCGTGTAGAGATAAAGGAATATGAAAATCTTTTTACAGACAAGCTGGAAATTTCAGATAAGATAAATCCTAAAACTACAGGTTTGATAATCCTTGACTGCTCAGGCTTTGACAGAGTAGGAGAAATAGCAGAGCTTATCAAAGGTTTTAATTACATTATAATCGATCATCATGCAACCAATACTGAAAAATCCGATGCATCGCTTATAATGACAGATGCACCTTCAACAACATATCTTATTCAATCAATAATTGAAGAAATGGAAGGAAGGCTGACAAAAGAAGAAGCAGAAGCTCTGTTTTTCGGTCTGTGCACCGATACCGGATTTTTTAGACATTTGGATGAGAGAAGTGCCGAAGTTTTTGCTCACGCATCCAGACTAATTGAAGCCGGAGCCAATCCGAAACAAACATTTATGAAGATGAACGGAGGTAAAAAATTTGAATCACGCCTCTTGATTTCAAGAATCCTAAATCGAATGAAGAGATATTATGACGGAAGACTTGTTATTTCTTACGAAACTTATGATGACCTACAGGAATTCGGCCTTGAAGGACGCGACTCGGATATAGTCTATCAGCTGATTCAGACAATAGAAGGAGTCGAAGCTATATGCATCGTACGCCAAGAGTCTCAAACACACTGCTCAGTAGGTTTTAGGTCCTTGGATAAAATTGATGTAAGCAAGATTGCCTCATCATTTGGAGGCGGAGGGCATAAACAAGCCTCAGGTCTGTACATAGAAGGAAAGATTGATGATCTAATCACAAGGTTTGTTGAAGCCTTTGGAGCACAAATGTAA